Proteins from one Deinococcus sp. AB2017081 genomic window:
- a CDS encoding M48 family metallopeptidase, whose protein sequence is MTDPWAISGIPVEVRRSARRRTVALQVRPGAVTLYAPSRVPLETLREIVDARREWIARHLEAYAIRSSVRRVVGDGEVLPFLGEELTIRVAPDTRTVRREGELLHVPPGSPEMMEQAVERWTRRACLPTFRTLVGDAATRLGASGRLGRVQVTAAQQRWGSCNVQGDIRVHWKLSRAPRPVLDYVTVHEAAHLLEFNHSRRYWNLVERVMPDYRVHREWLKEHGHTL, encoded by the coding sequence ATGACGGATCCGTGGGCCATCTCCGGCATTCCGGTCGAGGTGCGGCGCAGCGCCCGCCGGCGCACGGTGGCGCTCCAGGTGCGGCCCGGTGCGGTCACGCTGTACGCGCCGTCCCGCGTGCCGCTGGAGACCCTGCGCGAGATCGTGGACGCCCGCCGTGAGTGGATCGCCCGGCACCTGGAGGCGTATGCCATCCGCAGCAGCGTCCGGCGCGTTGTGGGCGACGGCGAGGTGTTGCCCTTCCTGGGGGAGGAGCTGACCATCCGGGTGGCCCCCGACACCCGCACCGTCCGCCGCGAGGGTGAGCTGCTGCACGTGCCGCCCGGTTCGCCCGAGATGATGGAGCAGGCCGTGGAGCGCTGGACGCGCCGGGCGTGTCTGCCCACCTTCCGCACCCTGGTGGGGGACGCCGCCACCAGGCTGGGGGCGTCCGGGCGGCTGGGCCGGGTGCAGGTCACCGCCGCGCAGCAGCGCTGGGGCAGCTGTAACGTCCAGGGCGATATCCGGGTGCACTGGAAACTCAGCCGGGCCCCCCGCCCGGTGCTGGACTACGTGACTGTGCACGAGGCCGCGCACCTGCTGGAATTCAACCACTCGCGTCGTTACTGGAACCTCGTCGAGCGCGTGATGCCCGACTACCGCGTACACCGTGAGTGGCTGAAAGAACACGGCCACACCCTGTAG
- a CDS encoding neutral zinc metallopeptidase — protein MDWKNLPGSGGNIEDRRGGGGLPGGGIAVGGVGGLIIALIAMFFGIDPSVVLGGGSESPPAQTQTQTPSGASSQASDENYQFVNNVMRNTNLVWGSIFQKAGRTYTNPSLVLYTRGTQSGCGAANSAVGPFYCPNDNKVYLDTSFFSQMDRQLGGGGDFAYAYVIAHEVGHHVQNELGIADQVERKQRAARTEAEANSYSVRLELQADCFAGVWGNASQTDAKITQADVQEAVRTAEAIGDDNLQRQARGGVVPDSFTHGSSQQRVNWFMTGFRSGDPNQCDTFSKAYNQL, from the coding sequence ATGGACTGGAAAAATCTTCCCGGCAGTGGTGGCAACATTGAAGATCGGCGCGGTGGGGGAGGGCTCCCCGGCGGTGGGATCGCGGTCGGCGGCGTGGGTGGTCTGATCATCGCATTGATCGCCATGTTCTTTGGGATTGACCCCAGCGTCGTGCTGGGCGGTGGTTCGGAGAGCCCCCCGGCGCAGACGCAGACCCAGACGCCGTCCGGGGCCAGCAGTCAGGCCAGTGACGAGAACTACCAGTTCGTGAACAACGTCATGCGGAACACCAATCTGGTGTGGGGTTCGATCTTCCAGAAGGCGGGCCGCACGTACACCAATCCCAGTCTGGTGCTCTACACGCGCGGTACGCAGAGCGGTTGCGGCGCGGCGAACAGCGCCGTTGGCCCCTTTTACTGTCCCAACGACAACAAGGTGTACCTCGACACCAGCTTCTTCTCGCAGATGGATCGTCAGCTCGGCGGTGGCGGCGACTTCGCATACGCCTACGTGATTGCCCACGAGGTCGGGCATCACGTCCAGAATGAACTGGGCATCGCCGATCAGGTCGAGCGCAAGCAGCGGGCCGCCCGCACCGAGGCCGAGGCGAACTCGTACTCCGTGCGGCTGGAACTCCAGGCCGACTGCTTCGCCGGGGTGTGGGGCAACGCCTCCCAGACCGATGCCAAGATCACGCAGGCCGACGTGCAGGAGGCGGTGCGTACGGCCGAGGCCATCGGGGACGACAACCTGCAGCGGCAGGCGCGGGGCGGGGTCGTGCCGGATTCGTTCACCCACGGCAGCAGCCAGCAGCGTGTGAACTGGTTCATGACCGGATTCCGCAGCGGCGATCCGAACCAGTGCGACACCTTCAGCAAGGCGTACAACCAGCTCTGA
- a CDS encoding endonuclease/exonuclease/phosphatase family protein gives MTLAWIYLLLVAVSWALAGAVGERTVPTLLLAYAPPLLWLLPAPLVLAWTVWRRRGRRVALAGTLLAALGAGALHWTPQSGGSLRVVTYNVLGGARTTPQALASALTPLDADVILLQEARFLRPDFGAAFLAALPGYRARQAAEVMTLTRLPVLGTASSPLPANRREVLVTRLRWQGEPLTVVNAHLGTVQVSSVLTGDLARVRRTRNARTAQVRVLQDIAARTPGRVLLGGDLNTPPRGGLYRRLRTAYGLDAHSVAGRGPGWTFPGLYTRIDHQFARGLTPTRSRVLPWTSSDHRPVLVEYR, from the coding sequence ATGACGCTGGCATGGATCTACCTGCTGCTGGTCGCCGTGAGCTGGGCGCTGGCCGGGGCCGTGGGCGAGCGCACCGTGCCCACGCTGCTGCTGGCCTACGCGCCGCCGCTGCTGTGGCTGCTGCCCGCACCGCTGGTGCTGGCGTGGACGGTGTGGCGACGCCGGGGCCGGCGGGTGGCCCTGGCGGGCACCCTCCTGGCCGCGCTGGGGGCGGGGGCGCTGCACTGGACACCGCAGTCCGGCGGTTCCCTCCGGGTCGTGACGTACAACGTCCTGGGCGGGGCACGCACCACGCCGCAGGCCCTGGCCTCGGCCCTGACACCGCTCGACGCCGATGTGATCCTGCTTCAGGAGGCCCGCTTCCTGCGGCCCGACTTCGGGGCGGCGTTCCTGGCTGCCCTGCCCGGCTACCGCGCCCGGCAGGCCGCCGAGGTCATGACCCTGACGCGCCTGCCGGTGCTGGGTACGGCGTCCTCTCCCCTGCCCGCGAACCGGCGCGAGGTGCTGGTGACGCGCCTCCGGTGGCAGGGTGAGCCGCTGACCGTCGTGAATGCCCACCTGGGCACCGTGCAGGTCAGTTCCGTGCTGACCGGGGATCTCGCCCGGGTGCGCCGCACGCGGAACGCCCGGACGGCGCAGGTCCGGGTACTTCAGGACATCGCCGCCCGGACGCCGGGCCGGGTGCTGCTGGGCGGTGACCTGAATACGCCGCCGCGTGGCGGGCTGTACCGCCGCCTCCGCACCGCGTATGGCCTGGACGCACATTCGGTGGCCGGACGCGGGCCGGGCTGGACGTTTCCGGGGCTGTATACCCGGATCGACCACCAGTTCGCGCGGGGCCTGACGCCGACCAGGTCGCGCGTCCTTCCGTGGACATCCAGCGACCACCGGCCGGTGCTGGTGGAGTACCGGTGA
- a CDS encoding ABC transporter permease: MIRRSPPLILLPALLTVAGVLLPLSYLILRAFGAESTELREIVFRARNAQLLGSTVLLTVGVLVATTAVALPLAFLAARTDIRPRRLLMLVGVLPLAIPGYVGAYALIAASGQGGTIDALTGIPWPAPSGFWGALGVLTLFTFPYLFLNLHAALRALDPALEDAAALLGRTRAQTFWQVTVPHLRPAWLSGALLIALHVLGDFAVVSLMRYPTFSAAIYQQYTAAYDRVYSAWLALGLLLVTGGVLWLEARLMRRVHLARVSPGGARPARPLALGRAAPVAWAFTALLAGAALVVPLGTIVYWLNASVDLQAWEGVLGALRGALGAAALAAVSTTALAFPLAYIGSRDPSRAARVTERAAFLGYATPPLAFALALVFFTLRVTPSLYQTFALLIIAYTLHFVAEAIGPIRTGLTRATPRLEDAARMLGMTPAQTLLRVTLPLLRPGLLVSAAFVFLSVLKELPLTLLLSPIGFETLARNVWTYTEEAQYASAAPYALALAVSGAALTLLILRRERPGSPRQERP; encoded by the coding sequence ATGATCCGCCGCTCTCCTCCCCTGATCCTGTTGCCGGCCCTGCTGACGGTGGCCGGCGTCCTGCTGCCCCTGTCGTACCTGATCCTGCGGGCCTTCGGGGCCGAGAGTACGGAGCTGCGCGAGATCGTGTTCCGGGCCCGGAACGCGCAGCTCCTGGGCAGCACGGTGCTGCTCACGGTGGGCGTGCTGGTGGCGACCACCGCCGTGGCCCTGCCGCTGGCGTTCCTGGCGGCCCGCACCGACATCCGGCCACGCCGGCTCCTGATGCTGGTGGGGGTGCTGCCGCTGGCGATTCCGGGGTATGTGGGAGCCTATGCCCTGATCGCCGCGAGTGGGCAGGGCGGCACCATCGACGCGCTGACCGGCATTCCCTGGCCCGCACCCAGCGGCTTCTGGGGTGCGCTGGGCGTGCTAACACTGTTCACCTTCCCGTACCTGTTCCTGAACCTGCACGCGGCGCTGCGGGCCCTGGATCCTGCGCTGGAGGACGCTGCCGCGCTGCTGGGCCGCACCCGTGCCCAGACCTTCTGGCAGGTCACCGTGCCCCACCTGCGGCCCGCGTGGCTGTCCGGGGCGCTGCTGATCGCCCTGCACGTGCTGGGCGACTTCGCCGTGGTCAGCCTGATGCGCTATCCCACCTTCAGCGCCGCGATCTACCAGCAGTACACGGCCGCGTATGACCGGGTGTACTCGGCGTGGCTGGCGCTGGGCCTGCTGCTCGTGACCGGAGGCGTGCTGTGGCTGGAGGCCCGGCTGATGCGCCGGGTGCACCTGGCCCGCGTGTCGCCCGGCGGGGCCCGGCCCGCCCGACCACTGGCGCTGGGCCGGGCTGCGCCGGTGGCGTGGGCCTTCACCGCACTGCTGGCTGGCGCGGCGCTGGTCGTGCCGCTGGGCACCATCGTCTACTGGCTGAACGCGAGTGTGGATCTCCAGGCGTGGGAGGGGGTGCTGGGCGCGCTGCGGGGTGCCCTGGGCGCGGCGGCCCTGGCGGCCGTGAGTACCACTGCCCTGGCATTCCCTCTGGCGTACATCGGCAGCCGCGATCCATCGCGGGCCGCGCGGGTCACCGAACGGGCCGCGTTCCTGGGCTACGCCACGCCGCCGCTGGCCTTCGCGCTGGCGCTGGTGTTCTTCACGCTGCGGGTCACGCCCTCCCTGTACCAGACCTTCGCCCTGCTGATCATCGCGTACACCCTGCACTTCGTCGCCGAGGCGATCGGCCCGATCCGCACCGGCCTGACCCGCGCCACGCCGCGTCTGGAGGACGCGGCCCGCATGCTGGGGATGACGCCCGCCCAGACGCTGCTGCGCGTGACCCTGCCGCTGCTGCGGCCAGGGCTGCTGGTCAGCGCCGCCTTCGTGTTCCTGAGTGTCCTCAAGGAGTTGCCCCTGACCCTGCTGCTGTCGCCCATCGGCTTCGAGACCCTGGCCCGGAACGTCTGGACCTACACCGAGGAGGCGCAGTATGCCAGCGCCGCTCCATATGCGCTGGCCCTGGCCGTGAGCGGCGCGGCCCTGACCCTGCTGATCCTGCGCCGCGAGCGGCCGGGGAGCCCCCGCCAGGAGCGGCCATGA
- a CDS encoding endonuclease/exonuclease/phosphatase family protein: MTAHVRPTPTARARSVRGWPTMFGSVVAWSYLLLVAAVWALAELVGERRLPTALLVYTPAFVWLGPAPLVLLWTWWRRRGVAVALAATLLAAWGAGLLHWRPQSEGTLRVLTFNVKRGQDTTPQRLGTLLRGTDADVILLQEANFEAPGFATELRRELPGYRMLEAYETTTLTRLPVVSSRDVNYPSDWREVLVTTVTWQGQPLIVVNAHPGRLKFGNALAGDFTLMRPSLAIRRGQVGTVMDIVRAEQGRLVLGGDLNTPPRGQTYRAFLEAVGPDAHDVAGRGPGWTFPGLFARIDHQLARGLTPTRSRVLAVDQSDHRPLLVEYR; the protein is encoded by the coding sequence GTGACCGCCCATGTCCGGCCGACGCCGACGGCCCGCGCCCGGAGTGTGCGAGGCTGGCCCACGATGTTCGGTTCCGTGGTCGCGTGGTCATACCTGCTGCTCGTGGCGGCCGTGTGGGCGCTGGCCGAACTGGTGGGGGAACGTCGGCTGCCCACCGCGCTGCTGGTGTATACCCCGGCCTTCGTGTGGCTCGGCCCCGCCCCGCTGGTGCTGCTGTGGACGTGGTGGCGGCGGCGTGGGGTGGCGGTCGCGCTGGCCGCCACGCTGCTGGCGGCGTGGGGCGCGGGCCTGCTGCACTGGCGGCCGCAGTCGGAGGGCACGCTGCGGGTACTGACCTTCAACGTCAAGCGCGGGCAGGACACCACGCCGCAGCGCCTGGGCACCCTGCTGCGCGGAACCGACGCCGACGTGATCCTGCTGCAGGAGGCAAACTTCGAAGCCCCCGGCTTTGCCACGGAACTGCGGCGCGAACTGCCCGGCTACCGCATGCTGGAGGCCTACGAGACCACCACCCTGACCCGCCTGCCGGTGGTGTCGTCCCGCGACGTGAACTACCCGTCGGACTGGCGGGAGGTGCTGGTCACGACGGTGACGTGGCAGGGGCAGCCCCTGATCGTGGTGAACGCCCATCCGGGCCGCCTGAAGTTCGGCAATGCCCTGGCCGGCGACTTCACGCTGATGCGCCCCAGTCTGGCCATCCGGAGGGGGCAGGTGGGCACGGTGATGGACATCGTGAGGGCCGAACAGGGCCGCCTGGTTCTGGGCGGCGACCTGAATACCCCGCCACGCGGCCAGACGTACCGGGCATTCCTTGAGGCCGTCGGCCCGGACGCGCACGATGTGGCCGGACGCGGCCCGGGCTGGACCTTTCCGGGACTGTTCGCCCGCATCGACCATCAGCTGGCACGCGGCCTGACACCGACCCGGTCGCGGGTGCTGGCCGTGGATCAGAGTGACCACCGGCCGCTGCTCGTCGAGTACCGCTAG
- a CDS encoding ABC transporter ATP-binding protein has product MTPDVPTLELRGLGKRHAPGLPPVVDDLNLTAAPGELLTLLGPSGCGKTTTLRLIAGLEHPDAGTVLLDGRDVTHPHVPPERRGVGLVFQEYALFPHLDVLGNVAFGLRHLPRAERLPRARETLALVGLTVFESRFPHQLSGGQQQRVALARALAPRPRVLLLDEPFSNLDAQLRHTTRQEVRAILRRSGTTAILVTHDQEEALAFSDRLVLMRAGRAEQTGTPQEVYTRPRTAFVANFLGRSNLLSGTADRLMARTALGILPLSEAAQGPVLVSVRPEHLAFTDDPAGTPVVITARDFRGRDATYTVQLSGAGNAQELVVHDATGRVLPEGTPARVQVLRPARVVR; this is encoded by the coding sequence ATGACACCGGACGTGCCCACCTTGGAACTGCGGGGGCTGGGCAAACGGCATGCCCCCGGCCTGCCGCCCGTCGTCGACGACCTGAACCTGACGGCCGCGCCCGGCGAACTGCTGACACTGCTCGGCCCCAGCGGCTGCGGCAAGACCACGACCCTCCGGCTGATCGCCGGGCTGGAACATCCGGATGCCGGCACCGTGCTGCTGGATGGCCGCGATGTCACGCACCCGCACGTGCCCCCGGAGCGGCGCGGCGTGGGGCTGGTCTTCCAAGAATACGCGCTGTTCCCGCATCTGGACGTGCTGGGGAACGTCGCCTTCGGCCTGCGGCATCTGCCCCGCGCCGAGCGGCTGCCGCGTGCCCGCGAGACGCTGGCGCTGGTCGGCCTGACCGTCTTCGAGTCGCGCTTTCCGCACCAGCTGTCGGGCGGGCAGCAGCAGCGGGTCGCGCTGGCCCGGGCGCTCGCCCCGCGCCCGAGGGTGCTGCTGCTCGACGAGCCCTTCTCGAACCTGGACGCGCAGCTGCGCCACACCACCCGCCAGGAAGTCCGCGCGATCCTGCGCCGCAGCGGCACCACCGCCATCCTGGTCACGCACGACCAGGAGGAGGCGCTGGCTTTCAGCGACCGACTGGTGCTCATGCGTGCCGGGCGGGCCGAGCAGACCGGCACCCCGCAGGAGGTCTATACCCGGCCGCGCACTGCCTTTGTCGCCAACTTCCTGGGGCGCAGCAACCTGCTGTCGGGCACGGCCGACCGCCTGATGGCCCGCACCGCCCTGGGCATCCTGCCGCTGAGCGAGGCCGCGCAGGGCCCGGTGCTGGTCAGCGTGCGCCCCGAGCACCTGGCCTTCACGGACGACCCGGCCGGCACGCCCGTGGTGATCACCGCGCGGGACTTCCGGGGCCGCGACGCCACGTACACCGTACAGCTCAGCGGTGCGGGCAATGCCCAGGAACTCGTCGTCCACGACGCGACCGGCCGGGTGCTCCCCGAGGGCACGCCGGCGCGTGTCCAGGTGCTGCGCCCGGCCCGCGTGGTGCGCTGA
- a CDS encoding PQQ-dependent sugar dehydrogenase: MSKLALFLLPALLGTASAQTPPRVTFTPVASGVEQITAMAHAGDGSGRLYVAQQGGVIRVLQGGKLVAAPFLDVSSLTRAGGERGLLGLAFDPAYKTNRRVYVHYTDRNGDTVLARYTAAADFSRADPASAKTLFTAKQPYANHNGGQLAFGPDGFLYLGLGDGGSGGDPQNNAQNLSSPLGKLLRFDVKGTEAKPAAGNPFLTRTGANPNIWAYGLRNPWRFSFDRQTGNLVIADVGQNAFEEVDIQPRASKGGENYGWRVREGRTCFEAGCKTTGYVEPVLVYGRQEGQSITGGYVYRGAAIPALKGQYVFADFASGTVWGAPASGRTWTKSTLGEVSSPSTFGEDESGELYVAEYGSGRILKLTPAR; encoded by the coding sequence ATGTCAAAACTCGCGCTGTTCCTGCTCCCCGCCCTGCTGGGCACCGCGTCTGCCCAGACTCCGCCCCGCGTCACCTTCACGCCGGTCGCCTCGGGGGTCGAACAGATCACCGCCATGGCCCACGCCGGCGACGGGTCGGGCCGGCTGTATGTCGCGCAGCAGGGCGGCGTGATCCGGGTGCTGCAGGGGGGCAAACTGGTCGCCGCTCCCTTCCTCGACGTGAGCAGCCTGACCCGTGCAGGCGGCGAGCGCGGCCTGCTGGGGCTGGCCTTTGATCCGGCGTACAAGACCAACCGCCGGGTCTATGTGCACTACACCGACCGCAACGGCGACACCGTGCTGGCCCGCTACACGGCCGCCGCCGACTTCAGCCGCGCCGACCCGGCCAGTGCGAAGACCCTGTTCACGGCCAAACAGCCCTATGCGAATCACAACGGCGGCCAGCTCGCCTTCGGCCCCGACGGCTTCCTGTACCTGGGCCTGGGCGACGGCGGCAGCGGCGGCGACCCGCAGAACAACGCGCAGAACCTCTCCAGTCCGCTGGGCAAGCTGCTGCGCTTCGACGTGAAGGGCACCGAGGCGAAACCGGCCGCCGGCAACCCCTTCCTGACCCGTACCGGAGCGAACCCGAACATCTGGGCCTACGGCCTGCGCAATCCCTGGAGATTTTCCTTCGACCGTCAGACCGGCAACCTCGTGATCGCGGACGTGGGGCAGAACGCCTTCGAGGAAGTCGATATCCAGCCCCGCGCCAGCAAGGGCGGTGAGAACTACGGCTGGCGCGTCCGCGAGGGCCGCACGTGCTTCGAGGCGGGCTGCAAGACCACCGGCTATGTCGAGCCGGTGCTGGTGTACGGCCGCCAGGAAGGTCAGAGCATCACCGGCGGCTACGTGTACCGGGGGGCTGCCATTCCCGCCCTGAAAGGCCAGTACGTGTTCGCAGACTTCGCCAGCGGCACGGTGTGGGGTGCCCCGGCGAGTGGCCGCACCTGGACAAAATCGACCCTGGGAGAGGTGTCGAGCCCCAGCACCTTCGGCGAGGACGAGTCCGGTGAACTGTACGTCGCCGAATACGGCAGCGGGCGCATCCTGAAACTGACCCCGGCGCGCTGA
- a CDS encoding adenylate kinase, with protein sequence MRRVIVIGTTGSGKTTLARDLAERLGVPHGEQDAWNHQPGWQAASTEQFRAAVRAFTAGPAWVMDGNYSKARDVGWARADTLVWLDYPGPVVFWRVLSRTVRRVVTRQELWNGNRETLRGAIRADSPVPWFFRTHWRRRREMPALAATFPNLTVVRLRSPAHARAWLARQG encoded by the coding sequence ATGCGGCGCGTCATCGTGATCGGCACCACCGGCAGCGGCAAGACCACCCTGGCCCGTGATCTGGCCGAGCGCCTGGGCGTGCCGCACGGCGAGCAGGACGCGTGGAACCACCAGCCCGGCTGGCAGGCCGCGTCCACGGAGCAGTTCCGCGCGGCGGTCCGGGCCTTCACGGCCGGGCCGGCGTGGGTCATGGACGGCAACTACAGCAAGGCCCGCGACGTCGGCTGGGCGCGGGCTGACACTCTGGTGTGGCTGGACTATCCCGGCCCGGTCGTGTTCTGGCGGGTGCTGAGCCGCACGGTGCGCCGTGTCGTGACCCGCCAGGAACTGTGGAACGGCAACCGCGAGACCCTGCGCGGGGCCATCCGAGCGGACAGTCCCGTGCCCTGGTTCTTCCGCACCCACTGGCGTCGCCGCCGCGAGATGCCGGCACTGGCCGCGACCTTCCCGAACCTGACCGTGGTGCGCCTGCGCTCGCCGGCCCATGCGCGAGCGTGGCTGGCCCGGCAGGGCTAG